The genomic interval GGCTCGGTCCGTAAACATGTTCACAtcattatttcaaaaaaaaaaacataccaaaCTTTGGTTATGCTAGCTTTTTATTAGGTCTTATTTGGCTTAATGCCTTACCAAATGTTTGCAATTGAGATCCTCTGTAGTACTGTATATGCAGTTACTGACAGGTGAGCCCACAGACTATAAGGTCCACTTGTCAGTGAGCAGTAGCGCAAAGGATTAGATCCAAGCGTTTGCATATGTTTTGAGAGCAGAAATTTGAGatattaccaaattttggttggTATGTGTTGGCAATGCTATTCTTGGATTTGGAATGCAATAATTTGGAATGGTTGAGAGTGAGAACAAAGCAAATAAACCGTGAAACAAAATCAATAACAGATGGATGCCTGGCCGCGGTCGTATAAGCAAATGTATCGTATGCaagttaataaatattattgattttttctagGAAGAACTTCTAATCTGCCTGTACCTATATAACGTGACTACGCCAACGGTGTGAATATAAAAGGGGTGATCATTTAGCTTGGAAGACGCCGAATGATGTAGttgtaaacttttatatatatatatatattcttaccGACCTAaaggctataaaatatatttcgctaaaaaaactccaaaaataatttctaaatttaaggctaataatctaaattttagtttataggCATATGCACAAAGGAATAGACGGGGAACATGTTAAATCTTGTGAAAGTTGACTAGGCAGTTTAATTTATCAccgatagtttatttttgatgatTAATAATCTCCAAGTACATTAAAGAACAGCAAGTCTGCAACGATATGATGCAGCATCTAACAGCGGACCAGTGTCTGGCTGTTTGTAGGGGAGGGCAGCCAGCATAGCGAGCTAGCtgcacggcggcagcgggcggtCGCAGAGGCACTTGTTGCCGGCGAAGTGCTTGGCCCCGAACCGGTGCGTGTACCGCCCCTGCGGTATGGGCCCGCACAGCTGGTTGTAGCTCACGTCGAACGCTAGCCACTtcctccccggcgccgccgccgctgccgggaTGCTCCCGTACACCATGTTGTGGTCGATGACCAGGATGTCCAACTGCTCCGGCAGCTCCACGCGGCCGAGGTCGAAGGTGAACCGGTTGCGCGACAGCCGAAGCGCATTCAGAGTCTTCTTGGCGCCGAACAACATCGACGCGTCGCCGGTCAGCTGGTTGTTGGCGATGTCCACATCCCCGAAGACGGCGCTGCCGAACGTGGCAGGGAGAGGGCCGGTGAGGAGGAGGTTGAATACTGTGGCGGTGGGCGGGATGGTGCCGGTTAGGCGATTACCGTCGAGGCGAAGGAAGGTGAGGTCGGGGAGGGCGCGCGGGCCGAGGAATGAGGGGATGGGGCCGTACAGCTGGTTGTAGGCGAGGTTGAGCGTCTGCAGCTTGGTGAGGTtggcgatggcggccgggACTGGCGCTGAGATGTTGAGCGCGAAGATGGTGAGATCGGTTAcgcgggcggtggtggcgtTGCAGGAGACGCCGTCCCAGGAGCAGCATGGCGTGGAGGAGTTCCAGACGGAGAGCGCCGGCGGGTTGCCGAGGGCTGACTTGATGGCCAGGAGCGCCGCCTTGTCGGACTTGTCGCAGAGACCGTCTGTCTTGCTTGTTGCCGCTGTGGCAACAACGAGGATGGCGAGAAGGACTCCCACGGTGTGGTGGAACATTCTGCTGCTGAGCTCCATCGCCATGGCACGCTCAGGCGAGCCGAATTTGGATGAAGCAATTATGTAGGGAAGCTCTGCTCAGCTGGCTGACAGTCTGGACTGCGGCCAGAGTGGGTTTGGCACATTGGGCATCGACCCATAGTGCTGGATTGGACTGCCCCTAACTTGCAGAATTCATCGGCCAAATCAGTCTTTGTGATGACGCTGCCCATGCTTCACGTTTCACCGCCACCTATAACCTTGGTTTTGGTTGAGgcgttgtttagttccaaaatcttttcaaaaacgtcacattaaatctttggacacataaataaaatattaaatatgtgtgaatattaaaactaattacgcagTTAGGAAGGAaatcgcgagacaaatctgtTAAGcgtaattaggacgtgattagccataagtgctacagtaactaacatgtgctaatgacggattaattagactcaagaATCGAAtcgcggttttcagacggaatctgaaatttattttgtaattatactatgtttaatatttcaaatatgtgttcaaaagtttgatgtgatatttttacaaaaatattttgcaaactaaacaaggcctgagTCAGCACGGACAGATGCAGCGGTAGCACTGTTTGATTTGCAGATTTAGATTGGAGCCCAACTTGGGTGCCGTGTCGTGTGGCCTCACTCCACCACTTTGGAATATTCCAACTAGCTCGGCCGAACAAATGCCTctatgggcctgtttgggagAGTTTCTTCTAGCTGcagcttttttcaaaaactgcTTCTGTCAAAAGCTGTCCCAAATGGTCTATaatttctgagaatctgtagttatagattctggaaaataaaccaaGAATCCAAAAGctagagaagctgggtttagaagatttttcagattcttagaagctggCTACTAAGCAACTGTTTCTTAGAATGTAAAACTCCCCCAAACAGATCCTATAGCTGAACCAGTAGAGGAGGCGGTGTCTTGAGTCATGATCCTCTGCAGAGGATCCCATTTGCGGTGGCTTTGATGGTTCAAAGGTGGAGCTGAGTGGAACTTGGTGTGATACAGCAGATTAGGCTGGGGGAGGAGTTTGGCGAGCAGATCGGGCGGCCACAGCAGATGAGGCCACTTGTAACATCCTGATTTTTGTGagccaaaaaaatttgggaaaatTGTaaagatgccattataattttgcgaaATCGTAGATATGGCATCctggcccacttgtcattgacTCACGTGGACCctacatgtcattgagataccagtggcatatttctaactttgcaaaattataatggcacggttgcaaatttcccaaaaatttttgataatCAAAAATCCCAATTTCAAAAATACTGATTATCGTACCAAAACCCTGAGCTCACTTGCCTAAGAGAAATgataattcatctatttttctcGGCGTTCCGGACTCTCCAAAATTCGTGCGACTAAAATTCTATCCAGAGAATTTAATCGTGGAAATGAAATTTCCTGTCATtgaaaatttacttaattcaGTCCGTAATTGTTCCAGCGAATTATATTTGTCCTAGTTAATCTCCGTTCAGAATATTTTATTCCAAACTTCTATGGTTAAGTTAATATCTTTTCCTACCTTCGATCCGTCCCAATAATCTATCCAtacaaatatttctatttattctgGACCTCGATAGTTCAAAATATTAACTGACTCATCctttatctattcctttttattcTCAATTTTAGTCGACCGACTAAATATTATTCGCCCCGTCCGTTATCTATTCCTTTATTCCGATTTCCGGTCATCCgattaaatattaatcgccACGACTATTATCCGTCCCATTTATCTCAGACTCCGTTTATTccataaaaatcaattattcATCACATCTAAATATTTCCCGAGAGACAAATAAACTCCATTCATCCTATTTCATCAATTCATTGCACCACTAATATTTTTCGCAGGCACTGGATACATTTCCATGCATTACAATCGTGCAAACAGCCGCAAATTCCAGTCACATCACCCACAACGCCATACTGCCGCCACCCTGCCGCCACGCCGTCACGCCACCTTCGTTCCGCCAAGAacatcgccgtcgcgctgcccACATCCCCTACGGTGTCAGCCGCCACCATGCCGTcgccacgccacgccgccgcacgTCGCCTGCACGTCGCCACCACGTCGCCGCAGCGAGCGAGTCATCGTAAGACCCGGGTGTAGCAAGTGAGCCGGGCGGAGAACCTGTTTCGCAAAGACTTCGAACCAGGCAAGTCGCCATACCTTTTATCATGTTGAACCTATGTTTCAAAACTACAttcttttactttaaattGCATGCAGAACAATTAGAGACCCACTGTAGTTAGTTATACCCGTCATATGCTCGATTACCCTAAAACCTTTGTAGCCTCATTACTCATCTATAACCTAGTCAACTTATGACATTGCTTAGCCCTGCTATTAGCTGCATGTTATtcaatactatatttttgaaatgttTATGATGATGTTGAGGTATTATTTAGTGAGAGTAATTGCAAGATGGCGGGTGGAGACATGCGCGCCACTCGGCCATGATGAGAATTGGTTGTTGAGATAAAAACTACTTTTCGATCGGGGCGGAATGGTGAGAATAGGGGTGGTTCTAGGAAAAGGTTAGCCCGCCCTGATCAGTTAAGGACCGAGCCATACAGCTATACACGAAACGATCACCATACAACCGTGTTTCTCGAATAGGTATAGACCTAACTTAGTAAATAGCCGAGCAGAGGCGGTGCCCAAGCTGTGGTGGTTCTTATGAGAGTGCAAGTTGCCAGGAAACCTATTGCACACGGGATGACCAGGAAGGTTAGTCCCGGTGAATTGTGGTATGTTGTATAGCTTGGTTTACTCCTCTCTCGGGAACGCCAAAACTCCCCTCACTGCTAGTAACGGTACGTCCAGAGTGCAATGGGGACTAAAGTTCATGCAGCGGGCACTACCGAAGTAAGGTTATCGAAAGGCTTTGCCACGACCGTCTCATGTGTTGGGACGAGGCTGCTATGTTAGTCGTGAAGCACGGAAAAAGTGTATAACCACTGCAGTGTGTTAAATCTATTTAAATAGCTGTGCTCCCGGATATAAGCACCGGGACATGGCATACACTTGGGTAGACTCTTAAAACCCCAAAAGATGAATATGAGTGGTGGCATACCAGGACTTGTATGTATGTCTAGGTGATTCGCTCCTTGGGATGCAAGGAGTTGAATTACCTAGAAGATGGCATGGATGCCATGAGGGGAAACCATCTGTGAATGGCTGACAGAAACTTCATGTCTATCCAATTATACTCATGATATAGAAATTACTGCTAGAAAATAGGTCTAGTGAAAAACTATTTGAGAAACCGCTTTTATGCAAAAGAACACTATAGCCTTCTTTGTCACAGCTTTACATGtgcatatttttgtggtgatTTGCTGAGTACTCAGTACTCACCCTTGCTAAATCCAAACCCACCGTGATCAAGAGGATCtgtgtcatgcccagaaattcctcacatgaatttctgatcttaattgtgtattaaaattcctgtctaggaccagccagggtatacaaatagacaatgttgattacataaccatcgttcttagaaacaactgaaaataacacttattctaacgaaaatgcagcggaaagaaaggtagactagctccagcgggtacggcaccagtccacaggcaaagcttcgatggcagaccagctcactcctgagagtcacctccatcagactcaacttctagctctggatggggaaattgggcaaggctgagtacaaaccaccctactcaacaagtaggacggaaaagagggtaataaatgatgcataaggatcaacaagggcaggctagggttagttgctataaagcagcatttaataaataacaggaattgaattgaataaaagtaattaaatacattaaagaataagtaaaatacagttgtaaaataccacagcactgtccaacgttacaccacgtagcgacaggcctaaccactactcaacgttacatcatgttgtagtagtcccaagtgaaaaccagtttacccaagtcattaaaggttcactaatcacagtgaatgaTAGTCCGCCCATAAacgcgggcacgactattcgaatagattatactctgatcagaggtgtactactgtacccacaagacacgactccactacacttgaacgtgcgccgacataccaccatggcataccggaaaggagaccgtgataggacccatcacataaccctccctatttaatcgcaccgcacttcaggtttcaccacCTCCTTTAcgccaagtcgggcagtcccctcttgtgtcttggtagatccggaagcagcagaggctttcgttacaccacgattgctcgtccatactccatcacgcctaaccttgccttggtacgtcaaatagttcatcatgtggttagcactaatttactttcagggtttccggtgaaccggtccttaattgccatgggtgcgactctcaaaaccaagcacccacagaccaccattatcaatattttagtagacattaaccgaaccgggtgatgaatcaaaATTAACAGCTATccagaactagtaatgattaagtgtgatcccatgacctacttgttctaagcacgactaagcattaacctaggcctaaatctactcaagttacccctaGTCTTACATGAATAatgttggataatcaacggcataataataaggattacccaagaaataaatacagtaaatactttaattaaaacaatgcatatttgaataaataaagcggggaatttgcaataataggttcaatatgattaaagatgagtgccacttgccttgctctcgaccctggggtacttcagcgacaatctcgaagtaaaccggcgcttcggcggggtccgaatctaagtgagaaagcacaaaaataaataaaacaggcagaaactctactgaaacagtaaaagaaagtatttttaatggattcttcacaattttatgaatttaatgaaatttgaatgggcctaaacggagactagatgaattagatatgaattttagatgttttctgggtttttaactaaacagaaaagtgctaaattaattattgcgcaattaatatggcgatgacgtcagcggagggcgaggtggcgccgacaggtggggttcACCAGTCGGTgcggagagaggggaaggggctGACACCTGGGTCccgaggaaggagagagggcGAGAGGGCCGGCCGGGCTAACAGCTGGGGCAACAcgacagagagagaggggcagATGATCGGCTGAAAGGGGGGCCCGCGGGGAGGAGGTGAGAGAGGATGGTCGGCGGCTGACGTGTGGGCCTCGGCCAGCAGAGGCACGAAACAGAGAAGGGAGGGGGAGACGGCGGCTTCGGCCGGCAAAGGGAAAAGGCGGTGGTCAGTCCGGCGAGTGGCCTGCgccggcgggcgacggcggaccAGCGGCGCGAACCTACGGGGGACGGTAGACCGGCGGCCGCGCTGAGAGGAGGGCTCAGagagggcgacggcgatggcgtgcTACGGGCGCGGCGACGCGCCAACAGCGGCGGGACCACATTAGCGACGGCGGGGCAGAGTTGACGGTGAGCggatgtcacacccggagttttgtcctaagcctaaaatcgtaaaagaaatccgtaaataacaattggtttaattaactcaggaaaaatccttataaaagaacctaatttaattaaatcgaggctcgcaaatcgactaactggatttaaattcaaattgcagaagtataaaatttggccaaacaaattaatttaaaactcggcaatagtggggctttcctttttccctcctttttcctttctttttctcttccttctcaaattgggccgaagtccaattttcatccctttccttttctttttcctttttctttttcctctcctccttcccgggccgtcccagccgagccggcccatctccccgctcggccggcccagccaaccggcctcctctcttcccgcgcgcgcctcttccctccgcctgggccgccgctcggcccagctcgcgcggcgcgctcgcccgcgtagtccgcgccgcctccctcctctcgcgtgccactgacaggtggggcccacctgtcagcgacaccgcgccagctcgcccgcgccgcgtcgcaaCCGCCGCTGCTGGGACCTTGCCGCgtccgactcggtctccaacctccgccccgccctagccggcctctccgcactataaatccccaccgccgctgtgccgtcgcccactttttcctctccgcccaagccaccgctgtgccccgccgccgccgccgccgttcgatctcgctgccggccgcccgtcgtcgccgtccagccgcgtcatcgcctccgcctcgacgtcgccaaccttcctccggctcccgtcgccgccgggggacaccccgcgcccttcgcagctccttcatcctctccaccgccgcgcctcgtcGTCTCGCCGCCGTTTGCCAACCTCGTCACCGCACGTCGCCAGCCACCACTCGTCTGTGTCACCACCGCcacatcgccgtcgccgaccctctgccgcgttcgcctccgccggtgagcgtccccacctccctctcctcctctcctttgtcCTCGCTGTCACCGCCGGAccacccgcgccgtcgccgggtgtcgtgcgccacctctccgccgtcgctgtgtttccctcgtcgccgccttcaccacgcggtcgccgtgccgccgctgccgacacCCTTTGCCACCTCTCGCCGCCATGCGCACGTTGTGCGCTCGTCGCCCTCGTGTTGGCCGGCCACCGCTCCCCCTCTTGGCCACGCCCTTGCGTCGCCGATTCGtgcgcggtcgtcgccgcatcgccgtcgtcgtggcaccgccgccgtccgctagcgacgccgtcgcgccgccgtccctcggtcgccgccgcgccgcctgaagctcccgccgccgagccgctcccctgctctctctccctctgaccgacgggacccacccgtcagttgccccgcgcccctcctccctctctcctcccgtgggacccacctatcagccgccgccgcgcccttcctctctgtccttcccgggcccgcgtgtcagtctctcctcttccctctctcccaccgacaagtggcccccacctgtcagccgtcagcacctcctctctcctctctgacgtcagcagccccattaattgcgcaataattgatttaggacttttctgtttagttaaaaaaacccagaaaacttctaaaattcataagtaattcataagtaattccctgctttctttattcaaatatgcattgttttaattaaagtatttactgaaTGGTATTTTTTGGGTAGACCttgttattatgccgttgattatccaactttattcatgatggaccaggggtaacttgattagagttaggccttggttaatgcttagccgtgcttagaacaagtagctcatgagaTCACAtttaaatcatgcttagttctgaatagctgagataatggttcattacccggttcggggtaatgtcaactaaaatattgataatggtgggctgtgggtgcatggttttgagagtcgcacccatggcaattaaggaccggttcacggaaaaccctggaagtaattaagtgctaaccacatgccgaaatgggtaaggtgggatttgaagcatggcttcgaactatttgacgtaccgaggcaagggtaggcgtgatggagtatggacgggcaatcgtggtgtaacgaaagcctctgctgcttccggatctaccaaggcacaagaggggactgcccgacttggtgtaaaggagggggtgaaacctgaagtgtggtgcgattaaatagggagggttatgtgacgggtcctatcacggtctcctttccggtgtaccatggtggtatgtcggcgcacgttcaagtgtagtggagtcgtgtcttgtgggtacagtgtacctctgatcagagtataacctattcgaatagccgtgtccACGGTTACGGgtgagctcccagcttcactgtgattagtgaagctttaataacttgggtaaactggttttctctcgggactactgcaacgtggtgtaacattgagtagcggttgggcctgttgcaacgtggtgtaacgttggacagtgttgtggtattttacaactgttatttacttatcttttactgtattcaattacctttattctttttaatctctgttatttgtttaactgctgctttattgcaactaaccctagcctatccttgataatccctatgcatcatttattaccgtcttgtccgtgtcacttgttgagtacggtggtttgtactcagccttgcttaactttccccactAGAGctggaagtcgagtccgatggaggtgtctctcaggagtgagctgatctgccgtcaaagctttgcctgtggactgcagccgtacccgctggagctagtctaccttttttctttccgctgcatttccgctagaataagtgtaattttcagttgtttgtaagaacgatggttatgtaatcaacattgtctttttgtgtaccctggctggtcctggacagagatttaatacacaattaagttcagaaattcgtgtgaggaatttctaggcgtgacagcAGAGGGGCGACGTCGACGTCCTCGGCGCGGACGCACACGGCGGCAGCACCGGCTTCGGCGACCACGGACGAAAagggaaagagagggagaggggaagattgcagcgctcaccggcggtgaaGGGGAGTGGTCGCATCAGCGAggatgaggcggcggcggtgacggggCTCCGGGGAAGtggctggcggcgaggcgcgtgttcgggtggcggcggcgtggtgatGCGACACGGCGAGGGCTTAGGTTGGATGGGGAAAAGCCGCGGCGATGCTCGGGAGAGGAGGATTTATAGGGGAAAGTGGCACGGTTAGGGCGGGTGGTCATTGAAGACTGAGTCGCgcacgcgggcgcggcggcggcggccgttgcaggtgcggcggttgcggcggcggcggtgtcctGCTCGGACACGGCGGGGAGGCGACGCAGACTTCGATGCGGGCGCTGCGTTGGGCCGAGGCGAGGTGGACGGGTTGggccagcggcgacggcccaggcgggagggagaggagagcgcGTGGGGAGGATGCGGCCGGTCGGTTAGGCCGACAGAGTGGGGGAGGGTGGACCGGCTCGTCTAGGCCGGCCCGGGAGGAAATATGGGAGGggaaggaaagaaaggaagaaaaagagaaaggggaGGAGAATTGGGCTTtagcccaatttgagaaggaagggaaaaagaaaga from Oryza brachyantha chromosome 3, ObraRS2, whole genome shotgun sequence carries:
- the LOC102710284 gene encoding polygalacturonase inhibitor-like, which gives rise to MAMELSSRMFHHTVGVLLAILVVATAATSKTDGLCDKSDKAALLAIKSALGNPPALSVWNSSTPCCSWDGVSCNATTARVTDLTIFALNISAPVPAAIANLTKLQTLNLAYNQLYGPIPSFLGPRALPDLTFLRLDGNRLTGTIPPTATVFNLLLTGPLPATFGSAVFGDVDIANNQLTGDASMLFGAKKTLNALRLSRNRFTFDLGRVELPEQLDILVIDHNMVYGSIPAAAAAPGRKWLAFDVSYNQLCGPIPQGRYTHRFGAKHFAGNKCLCDRPLPPCS